The Gordonia mangrovi genome includes the window CCCCGGCTCCGCTTCGCCTTCCGTTCGCATTGGATCTGGTGCTGCTGGTGCCGGTGCTCGTCGGCATCTGGTTCATCACCGAACCGGTCGACGTGCGCGCCGACGCGCACCTGAGCCTGCAACGACTGTCTGTTCCCGCCGAGGTGCGCGGTGTCTTCCTCCGAGCCGCCATCGCGGCCTTCGCCGGTTTCGCGGTGATGGGCACCTTCACCGGCGTGACGCCGTCATTCGTGTCGCAGGTCCTCGGCATCAGCAGCCACGCGGTCGCCGGCCTCCTGGTGGCGGTGCTGTTTTTGACCTCGGCATTGACCCAGATCGTCGGTCGTTCCCAACCCACCGAGCGGTCCTTGATCGTCGGGTGCGCGATCCTGGTCGTCGGTATGGCGGTCTTGGTGGTCGGATTGCTGGTCGCGTCGTTGGTCCTGCTGTTCATCGGCGCGATCATCAGCGGTGTCGGTCAGGGGCTCTCATTCAGCAAGGGCCTGGCCGCCGTCGTCGCGGCGGCCCCGACCAACCGCCGCGCCGAGGTCACCTCGACATACTTCGTGGTCGCCTATGTGGCGATCTCGATCCCGATCGTCGGCCAGGGATTCGCCGCGGCCCAGTGGGGCCTGCGCACCGCCGGCGTCGGCTTCAACATCGCCGTCGGGGTACTCGCCCTCATCGCCCTGGTGCTCACCGTGGTGGCCGTGCGATCCGGGCGGCGACCACGCCAGCGGTAGCCACCGCACCGCACCGCACCGCACAAGATGGGATCAGTGCGACCCGACACCCTGCTCCGCCAACGCGGCCACCAGACTCGCGAAGCGGGCGTTGCTGGGCAGGTCCTCGACGAGGACGACCTCGCCGTTCTCGTCGGCGAGCGGGATACACCAGTTCGGATACTGCGACGAATCGGTGCCCGGCTGGTTCTGAATCCGCCGCTCCCCCACCGCATCGACGAGCGCGACACTCAGCAGCACCGACGGCGTCTGCGCGATGAGCCGGTAGAGCGCCTCGACGGTGTCGGGGCCGGTCAACGCGGTGTCCGGTGCCAGCAATCCGCGGCTGCGGGCCAGGTCGAGCACCGCGTCACGGTCACGTTCATCGCGGGCCCGCTCGGCTGCCTCACCGGTTTCCAGCAAACCCAATCGCGAACGCAACTCGATGTGATCGCCGGCGAGATAGCCCACCGTGGGTGGCAGA containing:
- a CDS encoding MFS transporter, whose translation is MQTPPADERIDSRGRSFAAAALAFAVVMLGTTLPTPLYAIYSEQLGFGVLTTTVIFAIYAAGVIFALIVFGRWSDVVGRRPLLLVGALLSAVSAVVFLTAGPVWQLMIGRILSGLSAGIYAGAATAAVIELAPPRWQGRAPAIATAANIGGLGMGPLIAGLLAQFAPAPLRLPFALDLVLLVPVLVGIWFITEPVDVRADAHLSLQRLSVPAEVRGVFLRAAIAAFAGFAVMGTFTGVTPSFVSQVLGISSHAVAGLLVAVLFLTSALTQIVGRSQPTERSLIVGCAILVVGMAVLVVGLLVASLVLLFIGAIISGVGQGLSFSKGLAAVVAAAPTNRRAEVTSTYFVVAYVAISIPIVGQGFAAAQWGLRTAGVGFNIAVGVLALIALVLTVVAVRSGRRPRQR